Genomic segment of Eleutherodactylus coqui strain aEleCoq1 chromosome 1, aEleCoq1.hap1, whole genome shotgun sequence:
attcactgcgttacctgcggccggcttatcgccgcgggtaacgcaatgcaCAATCTCCCGTGGACAGGCATCCTTACAAATAGTCGGCCCTTCGAAGATAACAatcaggctgatgtggccctccgtgaaaatgagtttgacacccctgagctAAATGAAGAGGCTTACCCAAGCTCTGCGGTCTCTGCTCAGGCacgtgatgtcacattcatcagtcacatggcctgagagctgcTTAattctattcaagtgaatgggattgagctgctttaCCTGACAGAACCACTAGACATTGACAGGACTGTGCCTAGTAAGGACTGAAGTGTTCAAGGTGCTCACCCGAGTTCCACTGTCATTTCAATCAgtgtacaatgtaaaaaaaaaaagttttttttttttttttttttttgttcacccaTTTAATGGCCTTTTTGCGCCAAACGAGAGTCTCTCAATTCTCATTTGCACACAtacagcctgtttacacaggcaaatCATCGTTGGGAAttcttcacttctcgttcagtgttttGCGTTGCTATGTGAAACGTTGAAGGATCAGTGTTTAAACACAACGAGCTGTcaatttttatgccggctgaaactgaaaatTGCATGAGAAGCGCGCGATTCTCGTTCGTCTTTCAGTCATCGGctcgcatttaaactgaacaattctcattccctttcgtttgagtgaattttggaGCATTACTTGTTCTGTATAAATGCacctttttaagttttttttttttttaaagtttttcaagaCCTTATATGGTAGATTTGAAATGGTACCACTATAAATACAGTTGTGTTTGTCACTTTTCTGTTTTTGGAATATcagtactttttagcattttgtatgctaacctttttgtttgttttgtctttTCTTCTCAGGTATGGTTCAGAAACTAGACCAGAAGTTGCCTGTAGCCAATGAGTATTTGCTTCTTTCTGGCGGTGTTCGAGAAGGAGTCGTTGACCTGGATCTTGATGAGTTAAATGTTTATGCCCGTGGAACAGACTATGACATGGATTTTACTCTTCTGGTGCCAGCTTTAAAACTTCATGATAGAAACCAACCAGTCACACTGGATATGCGTCATTCTGCCCTTTGTCATTCATGGCTTAGCCTTCGATTGTTTGATGAAGGGACCATCACCAAATGGAAAGATTGTTGTACAATTGTTGACCATATCAATGGGGCTACTaactattttttctcccctacaaAAGTTGCAGACTGGTTCCATGAATCAATCAGCATTGTGTTGTCTGAGATCCAGAAGAAACCTCAGAGAGGGATGCCCAAGGTAGAGAAGGTAGAAAAGAATGGTACGATCATCACAATCATTTTAGGTGTCGGTAGCAGTCGCATGATGTACGATATTGTCCCTGTGGTGTCGTTCAAAGGTTGGCCAGCTGTAGCTCAAAGTTGGCTAATGGAAAACCATTTTTGGGATGGCAAGATCACAGAAGAAGAAGTAATTAGCGGCTTTTATTTAGTGCCAGCTTGCTCCTATAAGGGTAAAAAAGATAATGAATGGAGGTTATCATTTGCCAGAAGTGAGGTACAGctgaaaaaatgcatttccagTAGCTTAATGCAAGCCTATCAAGCTTGTAAAGCCATAATCATAAAGCTTTTATCAAGACCAAAAGCTATCAGTCCATACCATCTCCGTAGTATGATGCTATGGGCTTGTGATAGACTTCCCGCTAATTACTTGGCTCAAGACGACTACGCTGCCCTTTTTCTTCTGGGACTCATTGATGATCTGCAGCATTGCTTAGTCAACAAAATGTGCCCCAACTACTTCATTCCTCAGTGCAATATGCTAGAGCACCTTTCAGAGGAGACTGTTATGTTACATGCCAGGAAGCTCTCGTCTGTGAGGTCTGATCCAGCAGAACATCTTCGAACAGCCATAGAACATGTCAAGGCAGCAAACAGGCTTACTATGGATATCCAAAGGAGGGGGAGCACCACCAGCATACCGTCGCCACAGTCCGATGGCGGAGACAATAACCAACCTGATGACCGCTTAGCCAAAAAATTACAACAACTAGTGACTGAGAACCCAGGAAAATCCATCTCTGTTTTCATTAACCCCGACGATGTAACCAGGCCTCACTTTAGGATTGATGACAAGTTTTTCTGAGATTTTCACGTGCTTACATTAAGACTTGAGGtgtagtctgtgtgctgtcctgtTTTTACATATCCAGCATAGATTGGATCTGTCAAGAACAATATGAACTTTTTAATCCTGATTGTGCAGGACTTCGCAAATTTTGAAACAGTAAATTACTATTTCATATGCTGCTTTTGATCATTTTTAGTTTCAAGGGAGAACATGAGCCTTAATGACCATTTTATGTTTGCATTGTCTATTTAATTTGTCTACGTGGAGAAATTTAGATTTTATGTTTTGGTAATAAATTAATTGCATTGGGCTTCCATTGTGTTATATCAGACATTAATTTGTGGCTAGTGATCAACTAAATAAATATGGTGCAAAAACGAACATCAGAGGTGTATAAGCCACTCTAGACAGGTTGACTTTGCAGTGAAGTCGTTCTTCTGGACACTTTACGTTGATGGCAAGTACACTACATTTGATAGTATATTTGCTACATTTGATGGTATATTTGTACACAGTGACACTTTACTGGAAACCTTTTACATAAGTCCACGAAAAATAGATGAAATGTAAAGGCACTGCTGTCCTTCTGATAGTTTTCATCTCTGTATAAGAAGCCTGTAGGAGAAGATTATATACGTTaatttccaaaatgtcaatcCAAAGAATGTTTTAATGTCTGTAAATGATAACTTTTCTAGGTACAGTCTCCTTAAAATGAAATCTTGTACTTCTGTTGATACTATGCCACTTGTGCTCTACTACTGGGATCTCTGGCACGTGGCCTCGGTGGCTTCTTATAGAGTCCTTGTAGCTCATGATTTATATTTTCCTTCTATGGGGCAAACATTGCTGATATATAAGCAAAGTGTTTGCAGCAGGTTGTACGGTTTCTATAAAAGGCTactcctttcttctttttttttttttttttaagcaatggaACACTGGAAAAGGTCCTCTTTGAGAAATAATGAGTTTAAAATAGTAAAGTCTCTGCTTTTGAACAAATTACCATGTTTTGATAGCGATGCTTTAATCTTCAAAGTACACTATTTCTGTGGATATGGTTTCCAATTCCTTCCGTACTACTATAGCATACTTTATACCACCTACATTCAAGCCCAGTTTTATACCAGTATTGATATAAGCTGCAGAGTTAAATATACCCAATCTATTAAGAAGTGGACACCTTCATAAACTAAATTCATCACTGGTCATCCTGTGCACCGACTCGGGTTAAAGGCCTAAGTTATAGTAAATGTGTTGGGCTTTGGGAGGCCATTCCCCCTACGGCTAAATCCTGCCCAATTGAAAATTTGCCAGTCgaggcataaaaataaaagtTGCAAAGTTTTGCACAAAACTAACGTGCATCAAAATGTGTCACTTTTCCCACTACAATTTTGGCGTACCTCTCATTATAAATGCCCTCCTTTTTTGTCTTCTCTCCTCTTAATGGTCAGCTATCGTTGCATTCAATTGTGCATAACAAATAGAAGATTTCCAGGTATATGTAAAATAAAGGAGCAGTCACAATAGGTTAGTAGATTCTGTTTAATGAAGATGACAAGAAGGTATCAGTTGGGTGGGCTTGGGGGCTTATTTGGTTTTATGCAtagccggtgggggggggggaggtgtaagAAGCATTACCACATGCGTTATTTGCACTAATCTTTAGGCCTTTCGTTATctcttgaatgttttttttttttgccatatacATGTGATTTATTTTCTCCTTCATAGAATAAATCTCTTTTCATCTCACTGGTCTTGGTTCTCCTTTtaaatatgatgtaatgcatTCATCCAGCTAAAACTTCCTGTTCGCCTTGATCGTGTAGGATATGTGTGTATCATAAGTCACCATCCATACAAAACATATGTCATTGTATCTCTGTGCTGCTATCAGACTCAAGATGTATAATtgatatgcattttttttcatgcaaattaAAAATGGAAATCTATTTCGGATTGTTTATTTTTCTGCTTTGTCCATCTCTGCGTAAAATAAGCACTAAGTAGATAACCAATAGCTAACACACATAATGGGGATCGTGATTCACCTGTAGCCTTGGACTTGGTGTttacatttacaaaaaaaacttgTGTATCCTTTTGAATTTGACTTCGACTTCTGTAGTGATAATAAGGCCACAATTGCCAGCAAACATGATGGAACTAAACTAATACCAAATTGTTCATGTCTTTCATTGAGTAAacctccacagtgcaggagggaaAAGTGAACCCTTGACTTTAATAATCTTGTAGATGCCCCTATAAGTAGCAACTGTCTCCCCCCAAATGTTTCTTGTAGCTGTAAAGAAGATTTTAAAAACCTTGAGAGAAAAATTTTGGACCACTCCCTTCTGCAAATGTGTTGGTCAATATTTCTTTGCATGCATGGCTCTCCTCAAATCTTGCCGAAAGTCAGGACACTCGCCCAAATCTTCTTTAGTTgctttacttgtgtgctttgggtcattgtcttgttgcatcactcaaCGTGTCTTCAACTTGTGCTGATGGACTGCTCTTATGTTCTCCTGTAAAATGCTTCGATACACCTTAGGCCACTCTcgcacatgtgttttttttccagcgcTTAACACTGTCAaacgctgccattgatttcaatcgcgCTTCTCAGGTATGCgctaaaatgctgcgtttttaagACTGTTTGTCAAGCGCTgtttgttctattttcgtgcattttAAAACAATGCTTtgtccatagaaatgaatgggatgcggtttcagcgctgctgaaaacgcggtaGGATGTGGTTACTGCGTTTTTTCAGGTCTGGCATTATCTGCTTGCTTGGCTGCATTTATAACTGCTGAAAATGCAGTCAATTGCATGTcaacacagctgaaaatgcagtaaacactgtgcatgtgtgagagtggccttagaataTATTTGCTTCAGTTGGAATCAGTTTCTTATCTCCTAACATAGAAAAGTAGAACTTTCTGCAAAAAATGCTACCATATATCAGTAGAACATTTCAGCAAAAGCATTGTGGATGATTCGGTTGGGCTTAAAGAGGAACTGCACTTGCAACTAACTTTTGACAAGTCAGAGACATAAAAATTTCAAAAGGAGGACCAGCACACTggataactttacttgaaaaaaaTCTTCTTTTATTCCCCAGTATATAAGCATAAAAagactgcgacgtttcgacctcacatactaggtctttatcaagcatgcagtACTAGGGCAATAAGCCCCTATTAAATAGACAACTAAAAACACCCATAATTACAGCATTGTACACACCCACAAACATACAACATATGATTGGTCCAGGCTTAAAAGTTAGCATCTGCAGTAAATACACAATTATGACTTACAAGTTAGAGAAAGGGCTTACACATGTCTCCACGGCATATTGCAATGGGTATGGCGTCCATCATGGCAAACCACGCCCCTATTCCTGCAGCCTCCAACCAGCGACCTGCCAGGAACCACACTGTTACCCAAAACAACACTTGGCATGCGCCAGAAACGACACCACACACCCCTGCATCACAGACGAAGGCCGGAAGGAACGTGCACCAAGAGTTTatccaccttcattcactaaaAGGTTGTGCTGCTTTCCACTTCTTCTAAGTCAGAGACATGTCAAAGgtattgatcagtggaggtccatctGCTGAGACCTCTGCTGATTACTAGAATGAGGAGGCTGCAGTGCTTTCTCAAACGTTGtgtcccctcagctgtctttacTGTTCAGCCTTTTTCGGCAGCTGAAGACATCCTGCATAGAGATCTATTGAGAACGTTCCATCTGGCCGTCTTCAGCTTCCGGAAGGAGACAAAAAAAAGCATGAAGACACTTGAGTTGGTGAATGCTGCAGCCCCCTTGTTCTAGCATTCAGCAGGGGTGTCAGCAgcccagacccccactgatcaatacttttgacatgacaTGTCAACGTAGTTGGGCTgcaatgtatgtttgtgtgtttgccttctttatggTATCCTTCCATAAATCGCATTTTTGTTCTgtggtttttttgctttttttttttttcctcttagtgGCTAGATAAAGAGATGTTTGTGCAGTTTTGTAGAGTCTTCAGTAGGTCTTTTGCTGCTACCATTGAGTTCTTGCTCATCTTTCAGGATTGCCtgttgtgctcttggagtgatcttaacaaGATGCCCACTCCTAGGTAGAGTAGCGACAGTCCTGAATTTTCACCATTTGTTTAACTCCTTTAACATTGCAGGGTGTACAGTTATATCCAGCAGTTTCGGGGCGTGTATGGAGGATGATCGCAGGTCaaccccgctccatacaacgtgggtgccggctgtttcttacagccaacacctgcccgCAATAGCTCTGATAAGCTGTgacgctcatcggagctgttaagcaTTTAAATGCCtatatcaattctgacagcggcatttaaatgccccgaccgaTGTTTAGGGATCTCACACTGCCCCCTGTGACAAGATCACAGGTTGTTATGGTAACCggtggggccttctgaaggccacaGGACTATCACTGCAAATTGCCTATTAAGCCAGAAGTACATGCGGTCTGACCTTTTGCACTGACACCCTTGGCTACCCCTGTACAAAAGGTCAGATCGCATGTTGCAAAACATATTGATAAAAACAAACATGCAATCATCCAAAGCACAAATATGGAGGAGCGTTGCAAAGGTGCAAACCACTGATCTAAACGCCACTCACACACATCCCCAAATATCAGGAGCAGCTGCCCAGCACAGAAAATGTACATAGATAACATGATACAGAGGGTGTAAGGCAAATTAATAAAAGTGGCACCTCATACaaactttaaggcccttttagacgagaCGAATGTCAgacaaactatgcccgacactcgtctcagcatgggagctagtattacTGGGTTacagtggggaggctggaggagatttttctcttctcgctcccctgcccctctcctttTACATAGAATAGCGTCCGTTCAGTActtaatggctgctatttacaccccAGGGTCCTCCAGCCTGTAAAGCCAAACTGCAAATATATGTATCGATATTTATCAATTTGTGAGTATTATGGCCACAATACGGAAGCTTACAAGCCCTCATCAAGGGTTGTcctcttgtgggtccctacactagtatttaaaaaaaaaaaatcacaggaaagCGGAGAAACCTGTTAACTCGCAGAACAGTATGGCAAAATTTACCAAATATAGTAAAAGAACAAAGGCAGGAAGGCTGGTTATTCCCCTCCCAATAAAGGCAGAAGGCTTAAATGCTGCATGGAGGAGTTTTGAACAGGTACGTAGTGCATATAGATATATGCAAGGATGCCAGGCCAAACATACACCGCCCAATGTATATACAAAGCCTACAGATAAAGATGAAGCAGACCAAGGAATGACCGAGAGCAAACCATTCTgaaaaagccccagggctgtcattgcaaatTGCCTATCAAGCTGTGGCATGGTTTGAtaaaatgcctgtcagatcgtggtatgatgtaatgctatagcattacattatactgcaggagcgatttaaaaaaaaaaaaaaaagcagaaaaagttattgttccctctggggactaaaaaaaaaaaaaaaatgtgtttgttttactaattattaaaaaaaagaaaagtaatagtTTTTAGGAAAAACCCTTTTGCCCTATTTAtaataaaactagctgatatatccggcctcgcccgagttaatttgatactggtgtttatctggtgttcacatggaaaatcttatgaagtcgtggttactttagagataccaaggaaaaaaatatgttcaccattttgcatgtttctttgcgttacccaggaaacaccatgtggaggtaaccatgcgacatttcctttatataaaatgacatcaggaagtgagagaattagattctgtatgtaaaatttggacgctaattcttttgcacgtagaattgaataatcgagttgggacccaataaattttcttatttatgacataatcattgctcgtgccaaatttcaagtttctatgacatcgggaagtgagagaattagattacgtccgtaaaatttggacactaattcttttgcgctagaattgaataatcgagttgggacccctttacttttcctatttatgacataatcaatgctagtgccaaatttcatgtttctacgacattgggaagttggagaattattggtgagtgagtcagtgagtgagtcagtcagtgagggctttcgtctttttaTATATTCAAATAAATCAATACATATTTTGTTATTggtgtgtccgtaaaagtccgatctatcaaactaacacattatttaccccacacggtgaacgttgtcaggaaaaacaaaaatccagAATTGCGCATTTTGGTCACCCCCttctgcaagaaaaaatgtaatttgaaaaagcaatcaaaaagtcgtatgtattccaaaatggtatcaacggAAACTATAGGACATCCCGCACAAAATGAAACCTCTtgcaactatgtcaatggaaaaaaagttatggctggcagaaggcgacagaaaataattgaagaaaaaaaatatctttaaaaaaaaaaattataaatcgtAGTAATCGTGCTGACCAATAGATCAAAGTTATGTGACTTTTGCTGTAGTGTCCTTAAGGTGTTAACATGTCA
This window contains:
- the MB21D2 gene encoding nucleotidyltransferase MB21D2 encodes the protein MAAPIPAKPGTVGGGSKPAAPELDFRSGARVEELNKLIQEFSKHDQREYDDQRALEIHTAKDFIFSMLGMVQKLDQKLPVANEYLLLSGGVREGVVDLDLDELNVYARGTDYDMDFTLLVPALKLHDRNQPVTLDMRHSALCHSWLSLRLFDEGTITKWKDCCTIVDHINGATNYFFSPTKVADWFHESISIVLSEIQKKPQRGMPKVEKVEKNGTIITIILGVGSSRMMYDIVPVVSFKGWPAVAQSWLMENHFWDGKITEEEVISGFYLVPACSYKGKKDNEWRLSFARSEVQLKKCISSSLMQAYQACKAIIIKLLSRPKAISPYHLRSMMLWACDRLPANYLAQDDYAALFLLGLIDDLQHCLVNKMCPNYFIPQCNMLEHLSEETVMLHARKLSSVRSDPAEHLRTAIEHVKAANRLTMDIQRRGSTTSIPSPQSDGGDNNQPDDRLAKKLQQLVTENPGKSISVFINPDDVTRPHFRIDDKFF